Proteins co-encoded in one Seriola aureovittata isolate HTS-2021-v1 ecotype China chromosome 1, ASM2101889v1, whole genome shotgun sequence genomic window:
- the lto1 gene encoding protein LTO1 homolog isoform X2: MADDLFDSIVLADEKFRGEGYREGFERGTRRGLQDGRRHGASHGAKLSTEISFYYGFAITWKCLLQNNTDVKSRKRLRALEALLGLIQNCPQDDPQSKKLQEDMEKLRAKFRQVCSMLNVPTDFKDYIKTSEGTSF; encoded by the exons aTGGCCGATGATCTGTTCGACAGTATCGTGCTGGCAGATGAAAA GTTCCGGGGGGAGGGGTACCGGGAGGGCTTCGAGAGGGGAACCCGCCGAGGACTGCAGGACGGCCGCAGACATGGGGCCTCTCATGGGGCCAAACTGTCCACCGAG ATTTCCTTCTATTATGGATTTGCCATCACATGGAAATGTCTCCTCCAAAATAACACAGATGTCAAATCCAG gAAGCGTCTGAGAGCTCTGGAGGCTCTCTTGGGTTTGATCCAGAACTGCCCTCAGGACGATCCTCAGTCAAAAAAGCTACAGGAGGACATGGAGAAGCTTCGCGCCAAGTTCAGACAG GTCTGCTCTATGTTGAACGTCCCAACTGACTTCAAGGACTATATCAAGACCTCCGAGGGGACGTCTTTCTGA
- the lto1 gene encoding protein LTO1 homolog isoform X1 — protein MADDLFDSIVLADEKFRGEGYREGFERGTRRGLQDGRRHGASHGAKLSTEISFYYGFAITWKCLLQNNTDVKSRKRLRALEALLGLIQNCPQDDPQSKKLQEDMEKLRAKFRQV, from the exons aTGGCCGATGATCTGTTCGACAGTATCGTGCTGGCAGATGAAAA GTTCCGGGGGGAGGGGTACCGGGAGGGCTTCGAGAGGGGAACCCGCCGAGGACTGCAGGACGGCCGCAGACATGGGGCCTCTCATGGGGCCAAACTGTCCACCGAG ATTTCCTTCTATTATGGATTTGCCATCACATGGAAATGTCTCCTCCAAAATAACACAGATGTCAAATCCAG gAAGCGTCTGAGAGCTCTGGAGGCTCTCTTGGGTTTGATCCAGAACTGCCCTCAGGACGATCCTCAGTCAAAAAAGCTACAGGAGGACATGGAGAAGCTTCGCGCCAAGTTCAGACAG GTCTGA